In the Bombus pyrosoma isolate SC7728 linkage group LG15, ASM1482585v1, whole genome shotgun sequence genome, one interval contains:
- the LOC122576011 gene encoding ras suppressor protein 1 isoform X2 — MEIRVNMINITRLTLSHNKIQAVPPGLANLVNLEILNLFNNHITELPISLSQMPKLRILNVGMNRLDVLPRGFGAFPVLEVLDLTYNNLSEKNLPGNFFMMETLRALYLADNDFEYLPPEIGQLKNLQILVLRENDLVELPKEIGELTRLRELHIQGNRLTVLPPEIGNLDLVSNKAVFRMEFNPWVIPIGDQLQVGISHVMDYIRSETYRYVYSRHQSAKGPPPPIENDKSKKISRVR, encoded by the exons ATGGAAATCCGAG ttaatatgattaatattacAAGGTTGACTCTGAGTCACAATAAAATTCAAG CTGTACCACCAGGTCTTGCTAATCTAGTCAATTTGGAGATATTAAATCTGTTCAATAATCATATTACTGAGCTTCCAATTTCATTGTCACAAATGCCAAAACTACGGATTCTTAATGTAGG GATGAACAGATTAGATGTGCTTCCACGTGGATTTGGTGCTTTCCCAGTATTAGAAGTCTTAGATTTAACTTATAATAATCTAAGCGAAAAGAATTTACCAGGAAACTTTTTTATGATGG aGACCTTAAGAGCACTGTATTTAGCTGATAATGATTTTGAATATCTACCTCCTGAAATTgggcaattaaaaaatttacaaatc CTGGTATTGAGGGAAAATGATTTAGTTGAATTACCAAAAGAAATTGGCGAATTAACGCGACTCAGGGAATTACACATTCAAGGGAATCGATTAACGGTTTTACCTCCTGAAATAG gAAATCTGGATTTAGTAAGTAATAAAGCAGTGTTTAGAATGGAGTTTAATCCATGGGTTATACCAATAGGCGATCAACTGCAAGTTGGCATTTCTCATGTTATGGATTACATACGTTCTGAAACATATAGATA TGTATACAGTCGACACCAAAGCGCCAAAGGACCGCCACCGCCGATAGAAAACGACAAGAGTAAGAAAATATCCCGTGTTCGTTAA
- the LOC122576010 gene encoding tubulin alpha-1 chain-like: MGNACWELYCLEHGIQPDGMLPPQSCSSDEGFQTFFSETGGGKYVPRAVFLDLEPTVIDEVRTGTYHQLFHPEQLISGKEDAANNYARGHYTLGKEIIDLVLDRIRKIADMCTGLQGFLIFHAFGGGTGSGFTSLLMERLSMDYGKKAKLEFAIYPSPQISTAVVEPYNAILTTHTTLEHSDCAFLVDNEAIYDICRRNLDIERPTYTNLNRLIGQIVSSITASLRFDGALNVDLMEFQTNLVPYPRIHFPLATYAPIVSIEKAYHEQLTVMELTSSCFEPAMQMVKCNPQRGKYMACCLLYRGDVVPKDVNASIATIKTKRAIQFVDWCPTGFKVGINYQPPTVVPGGDLAKVQRAMALLANTTAIAEAWTRLNRKFDLMFGKRAFVHWYVAESMDESEFNEAREDLAALEKDYEEVGMDSTDAGEGEDEN; the protein is encoded by the exons ATGGGCAATGCTTGCTGGGAATTGTATTGTCTGGAACATGGCATACAACCTGATGGCATGCTTCCGCCTCAGAGTTGTTCTAGCGACGAGggttttcaaactttcttcaGCGAGACCGGCGGTGGAAAATATGTTCCACGAGCTGTATTTCTGGACCTTGAGCCCACAGTCATTG ACGAAGTTCGGACAGGAACCTACCATCAGCTATTTCACCCCGAGCAGCTAATTTCCGGTAAAGAGGACGCGGCGAACAATTACGCTCGAGGACACTATACTCTGGGAAAGGAAATTATCGACCTGGTTCTGGACAGAATTCGCAAGATCGCCGATATGTGCACCGGTCTCCAAGGATTCCTAATTTTCCACGCATTCGGTGGTGGTACCGGTTCAGGATTCACCAGCCTTCTAATGGAGCGCCTCTCCATGGACTATGGCAAGAAAGCTAAACTCGAGTTCGCCATTTACCCCTCTCCACAAATTTCCACCGCGGTGGTAGAACCTTACAACGCCATCTTAACTACGCACACGACGCTAGAACACTCGGACTGTGCGTTTCTTGTCGATAACGAGGCGATCTACGATATCTGCAGGCGAAACTTAGATATAGAAAGACCAACCTATACGAATTTGAATAGATTAATTGGACAAATAGTATCTTCTATCACGGCTTCTTTGAGGTTCGATGGAGCGCTGAACGTGGATCTAATGGAGTTCCAAACGAATTTGGTCCCGTATCCCAGGATTCATTTTCCTTTAGCTACATATGCGCCGATTGTTTCGATTGAAAAAGCTTATCACGAGCAATTGACGGTGATGGAGTTAACGTCGTCCTGTTTCGAACCTGCAATGCAAATGGTCAAATGCAATCCACAGAGAGGAAAATATATGGCGTGCTGCTTATTATATAGAGGTGATGTGGTCCCGAAAGATGTAAACGCGTCTATTGCGACTATTAAGACGAAGAGGGCGATACAGTTCGTCGATTGGTGCCCCACTGGTTTTAAG gTAGGGATTAATTACCAACCACCAACAGTAGTTCCTGGAGGAGATCTCGCCAAAGTACAACGAGCTATGGCATTGCTTGCAAACACTACTGCAATCGCCGAGGCATGGACCAGactaaatagaaaatttgatctCATGTTCGGCAAACGTGCATTTGTTCATtg gTACGTGGCAGAGAGTATGGACGAAAGTGAATTTAACGAAGCCAGAGAAGATCTGGCCGCTTTAGAAAAAGATTACGAAGAAGTTGGCATGGACTCGACGGACGCTGGCGAAGGTGAAGATGAAAACTAA
- the LOC122576011 gene encoding ras suppressor protein 1 isoform X1 has translation MNQAPVSCIPAGKMSKAKKVLDEAREIQNPELDLADKSISTFEEMPGLLNMINITRLTLSHNKIQAVPPGLANLVNLEILNLFNNHITELPISLSQMPKLRILNVGMNRLDVLPRGFGAFPVLEVLDLTYNNLSEKNLPGNFFMMETLRALYLADNDFEYLPPEIGQLKNLQILVLRENDLVELPKEIGELTRLRELHIQGNRLTVLPPEIGNLDLVSNKAVFRMEFNPWVIPIGDQLQVGISHVMDYIRSETYRYVYSRHQSAKGPPPPIENDKSKKISRVR, from the exons ATGAATCAGGCACCAGTGTCGTGTATTCCAGCGGGGAAGATGTCAAAAGCGAAGAAGGTGCTCGATGAGGCCCGCGAGATCCAGAATCCGGAGTTGGATCTCGCGGATAAGAGTATCTCGACGTTCGAAGAGATGCCAGGATTGC ttaatatgattaatattacAAGGTTGACTCTGAGTCACAATAAAATTCAAG CTGTACCACCAGGTCTTGCTAATCTAGTCAATTTGGAGATATTAAATCTGTTCAATAATCATATTACTGAGCTTCCAATTTCATTGTCACAAATGCCAAAACTACGGATTCTTAATGTAGG GATGAACAGATTAGATGTGCTTCCACGTGGATTTGGTGCTTTCCCAGTATTAGAAGTCTTAGATTTAACTTATAATAATCTAAGCGAAAAGAATTTACCAGGAAACTTTTTTATGATGG aGACCTTAAGAGCACTGTATTTAGCTGATAATGATTTTGAATATCTACCTCCTGAAATTgggcaattaaaaaatttacaaatc CTGGTATTGAGGGAAAATGATTTAGTTGAATTACCAAAAGAAATTGGCGAATTAACGCGACTCAGGGAATTACACATTCAAGGGAATCGATTAACGGTTTTACCTCCTGAAATAG gAAATCTGGATTTAGTAAGTAATAAAGCAGTGTTTAGAATGGAGTTTAATCCATGGGTTATACCAATAGGCGATCAACTGCAAGTTGGCATTTCTCATGTTATGGATTACATACGTTCTGAAACATATAGATA TGTATACAGTCGACACCAAAGCGCCAAAGGACCGCCACCGCCGATAGAAAACGACAAGAGTAAGAAAATATCCCGTGTTCGTTAA